The genomic stretch ttatcattatatgttgacgAAATaattattactggtgatgattctgatAGAATTACTTCCTTGAAGTTTGAGTTGGCTCGtcgttttgctatgaaagacttgggtatactacgctactttctgggcattgaggttgcttattccccGAAATGTTATCTTTTTTcccagtcaaagtatatatctgatatGTTTAAGCATGCTTGTCTTATTGATAATAGAgtcgttgatactcctattgagactaatactcgatattctccatctgatgggtcatctttgtcggatcctagtttgtacagaactattgttggaagcttggtttatctcactaTAATTCATCCAGATATTATGTATGTTGTTCATATGGTTAGTCAGTTTGTCctgcaccaactacagttcattgggcAATTTATTGGGCTGCTGTTCTTCATATTCTCAAGTATCTTTAGGACACTCAATTTCATagcattttattttcttctacttcatctcttgaacTACGTGCATACTCTGATGTAGATTGGGTTAGTGTTCCTACAAATCATAAATCTACCACTGCTTCTATGTTTTTCTTGGTGATtctctcatttcttggaagagtaaaaagtaAGATGTTATTCTAGATTTTCCACAAAAGTTAAGTATCGTGCTATGGCCTCAACTACTTATGAGATTGTTTGGTTGCGTTGGTTATTTGTAGATATGagtatctctcttcatcaacctattccgttatattgtgataatcagagtactattcaaattacacgcaattcaatttttcatgagcagatgaaacatattgaaattgatcgTCACATTACTTGTCGCCATCTTCAGATTGACACCATCTCATTGTCTTTTGTTCCTTCAAAACTACAGAttgttgatatgtttaccaagtTGCATTCTGCTTCACGCTTTCATttcttatctgacaaactctcaatgcttttAGCTATAGAATCATGAGTTTGATGGAGgatgttaaattatatatatttaattattaattttaaattcaataatatgactaattttttttcttaatttttacatGATATGTTCTCGTAAGGGAATGACACTTGGATTTTTGAAATTCATTAAGAAATTATAGATCTTCGACAAGGATATCAATCTTATTACACCAAGATGAAGGCACTTAGGAATGAACTTGCTTCATGACCAATTCACTTGCACTCATAGAGATCTAAAAGGACTTGTTGAatgagaagaaaaagaacaagttACGCAAATTGCTCATGGGATTGAATAATTCCTTTTTATGATTTGTGGGTCTATACTCATGATGAATCCCCCATTTGACACTCAAAAAGTTCATGCCCTCATCTCACAATATAAAAGCCAAATTGTGGTACCTGTGAATTGGGATACCAACGGACTTCATTTTTCAATTCGACCAAGTCAAAAATGTTGAACAAGTCAACCAATAACTCAAACAGATTAACTAGTGGAAAGTCTTTCAAATGCACTCACTATGATATAAATGGCCATAGTGTTGATCATTGCTTTTTTATTTATGGATTTCATCTTGAACATAGATATCATGGAAAAGTTGTCAAACCAAAGGGAAATAAGATTACAAATTCTTCAATTATTTCCAATCAAAATAAAAGAGATCAAACAATTTAGCAACACTATAATATTGATTCCACTTATGCAAATAACATATGAATCTTAGATAGTAGTAATAATTATTACATACCTAAGAATTCACATTTTGAAAACACATCTGTCTCTAAACATACCActattttaaaaatgataaacTAGGTAACTAAACACACCACTATGCAACTTTCAAATGGAGGCCATGAACTTACACAATAATATAATTATTGATGGTGTGCTCCATGTTTcactttgaaattgaatttgctTTCCATTAGTAGACTTACACAAGTCTTAGTTTGTAATATGACATTCTACCATGATTTTTGTGTAGTGTAGGATTTAACTAAGTAGAAGACGATTGAATTGGTACCAAGAATCTGAAACCATATGTGTCCAATGTTATTCATCACATATCCAACCCTTGGCATAAATGTCTCAAACATCTTTCCATTCACCCACTTCAATTACTATCTGAAATTACTTTAGAAATTTCTTTTGATTATAACACTGTTTATGATGTTTATCATTTTGCAAAATAGACTCCTTTACCTTTTCCACTAGCAACATTTATATTCATAAACCTTTTGATTTATTATATTGTAATATCTAAGACCTCATAAAATTTATTCTTACTCTAGAGCTTGTTATTTTTTAACCATTTTTTAAGATTATTTTCATTATACTTGGATTCACCAAATGCGACATAAATCTCTATCATTAGAAATTTCTTTGCTTGAGGATGGTTGCACAATTAAAACTTAAGGTCTTATAATGGACATGAGTTTCTTTCTTTGCAAAGATTTTTCCAAGATAATAGCCCCATCTTATATTTGACCTTAAAgtgccctttttgattgcactTATATCAAATCATTTCTGACCTGGCCTTCGTGGTTTGGTTCGGACTTGACTTCTTGCCTTTTGTTTTGATCACCTTCTTAATTTTGCATTTGGTAAaccctttctttttcttgaacATCTTCCGAACTAGATTAACTACTTCAAAGGCAATCTCTTTGTCGTCTTCTAAATCTAATGCGTCTTCATATTCCAGTATGAATCGGAACATTGGTTTTGACTCCTTGTTCTTGATTTTACCTACAAGCAAAGCGATATCTTTCTTGACCAGACtggtattagtttgttcatgtaagtcaaatttaaaaaataattcatctaatttaatttgtGTAAGGTCTCTTGaaatcttgtaagcatctactataGAAGCCCATAATGTGTTTCTTGGAAGTACTTTCAGTGTATACCTACTTACATCGTGGTTCTCCACCTATTGCCCGATTGATGCAACCCATTGAGAAGGTCCTGGATCCGGGTGTGTAGCTAACTCAATGATTCTTCTTCCAACATTTTAATGTTATACAATCTATTCAAATACAAATCACATTTACATACCTTATTGTCGGAGGTCCCTTCTTGGAGTTTGATTAGTTTGTCTCACAAGTCTTTTATGTTGATGAAGGGATTGACTCAATTGAGCTCTTCCTTAGACATGCCGTATTGAAGAGTCTGTGTTACTTTAGCGTTGGCTTCGATCTTCCATTTGATTTTGTTGGACCACTTCTCGCACCCCAGTGGTTCACCGGTTTGGATCACAATACACATTTCCACCTAAGTTTTCAATGGTACCATAGTTTATAGGATCAATTTGTGGTCAAAATTAGATCGGTTATAATCAGATTGTTGAATCATAGGATCCTATCAAAAcccttaaaaaattttaaaatttttgataggATCATCAAATTATTAACttgatattaaattaaaattcttgttagaataaattaaattaaattaaattaataatttaagacCGGTGTGAGTCCATAGAGGGAGTGAATATCGATctgtctttttcttacttgtttTATCGTGTTCATTCTATTAAAGTTAGTTGCAAtggaatatattaaaaataataacaagaaTGAAAGACTCGCGAGAGTTATTTGATTCTCAACCTCTCATGGTCAATACGTCCAAGGCCTAAGTACGGTAGACACCCGTCTACTAGTGGTCTCCTTTCTGGAtctttttcagagagaaaaactCATCTTACAATTTTAGGTACAAGCACAAAGAAGATATAAAAGATAATACAAccttaaattaaataaactaatactTTGCCGAAGCGATCTAGAAGTCCTAAGTGCAGTATGCCCTACCTGGAGCTTCCCCGGTCGTAGAGCTTCGCAACGTGGTTCCGAGCATAGAGGCGAGAAGTAATCATAGGAGAATTATTGTCTAGAACGTCGTGCTTGGGGTTCTTTTTATAAGCCAAGACAAAACTTGTACAgataaaaaatgagaaaatgtatcaagacttagtcttagattagtagtatgggagaaaaatataaatgaaaaaaataagaaagaaaaataaaaaaattgctaGATTAATGATTGCGACAATTTAGAGCACCCCTGCTCTAATACTAATTATACGATTAGAGAATCACTAAAGGAGGTGAATAGTGCATTATTTTTTTTGTCATTTAAAACCATTTTTGTCTTTTTCAAAGTAAGCAGCAAAAATAAGAAAACTCGAGCACAAAAGACacttttatttttacttggttcacaactTCCGACTGCTACTCTAAGACACACGATCGTGGATCGCTGtcgatggacaattcactagtAATATCTTCTCTAAAGAGAAAGAGACTTGTCTTTACAAAAGATGAGAAACGGTAAGACCGTTCCTAGAAAATGCAAGAgctaaaatgataaaataaaacaTAATTATACCGACAAAGTAAGGATTCGGAGTTGAGCACAATTGTCGGAGCAATAGTATAACATAGCGTTAGTATTTTGGAGCGAGGTGAGAGCCTGAGGACTTGAGGAATATATCATATCCACATATCAATCTACCAATCATTGATATGCTTAGATCATATATATTTTATGCATtatttgacgcacattcacttgtatttcttgagcatgatttatgttattgcaccctattttattattttatcaacatagttattatttttattcGAAGAACTGCTTTTTGTACATTTTCATTGTTAGGACGCATTTTAGAGCAAAAATAGAGTAAAAATACATATTGGAGCAGTTTTAGAGGAAAATCAGCAAAACATGGTCATGCCTCATAAGGCACGACCATGTCTCCTAGGAGTTCTCAAAGCCCAGTTCCAACAGCTCCCATAGGCATGTCATGCCCCAGAGGCACAATCGTGCCTCGCTCTAGACAGAAAAATGTCAGGGTCATGCCATAAGGCATGGTCATGCTTCCTCTCCATATCATTCCATAGTCCGGCCATGCCTCTTTTTCCAGAAAATTCCATGGCACAGTCGTGCCACCTTTGGTTGTATCTCACACAGCCGGGCCATGCCTTGAGGCACAACCATGTCATTTTTTAGTTGTGGCTCCCATGGTCGGGTCATGCtgtgaggcacgaccgtgtggtgaaTAGGCAGGGGTCATGCCTAGGGatgtaaacgaatcgaatcgagtTGAATATGAAGAAAAATCTAAGACTCGAATTCGGCTTGAATTAGTTATAGtcgattcgagctcgattcgaaacttgaaaattttaaaactttttgttCGAATTCGTCTTGAACCAGAGCTTGGGTTCGAGTTAGACATGAAAGATTTGAACAtgttcgtgagctattcgaaataTTGCTAAAAATAAGTACTTGAAAGActcaaaatttattaataaaacctATAAGACATATAGAGAGCTTTCATTGTAAACAAAAATTCCTAAAGGTATCAGATTAAGGAGTCTTGATTGAAAGAtctatattaattttcaaaattagttttacaaATTATTAAATAATCTTTGAATAATATTCACAAActgtttgaaaattttgaaaaaaatacattgaaatatttttacaaaattccattaaatattttgaaagataAATTCCAAAAGGGATATTTCCAAAAATTATCTTATTTCaaacattatttttgaaaacagaTACTTTAACTTACCTTAGTCTAGATGTTTTCAAAATTGTTGATGTTTTACTTtctacttatttttaaatttttatatatgtcaaagggggaggataaTAGATTGAGTTAAAGAACTCCTAAACACTAATTATCCTAAATCATGCTTCATGTTTATATCTGTATATGTTttctttaactttaactttaacctaAGTTGTCATTAcattaaaaagggagaaattgttggtgcaactagcactaataatcaaactcaggttttgatgaataacaaaagattaaagttagatgttgtgtattttaatttatttaccaAGTGTACAGGACTGACAAACTAAATGGATCTAGTGGACCAGACATCAGACTGAAGTCCAGTCGGGTCAGGGAGGACCAGACAACTAAgaggaagtccagttaggtcagaGAGGATCATACAgttggcaggaagtccagtcaGATCAGGGAGGACCAGACGATTGGCTGAAGTCCAAATGAAGTATCTgacaagaagacctagtgagtcaaGAGATTAGAATCAAGTAAGACTACAAATGGTAAGTGGGGAAAAGTACTTGAGGAGAGAAAGCCAGTGAGGACACGTTCTTcgctgagggaacaataggcatcaGTCCAACTTAGGATTTCAGCAAAATCCAAAGTCAAAATCGTACAGTGTAtaagaacttaagagcacaggaagtcgagcaaaagacgcagctagcaagaaagaCGGTATGGAAGatagccgacggactcggtgcgtttgagggacgaggtactgcgaaagagtacgcgggcggacaaaAAGGAGGCGAGCGACgtttccgaaggacgagaagccggagcggaagattgctcgaaggccggaagttgggttcggatgagccctattctggatggccaagatcacccaagcgagcggagctggagcagaagacccggaccaagacgagtgGAACCAGAGCAGAAGATCGGAATCGAAAGTCAACAGTTcttagtccgggcgcctggactcgcCGGACTTCGGGTGCCTGGACTCGCCggacttcgggcgcccggacaagGATTTTTATtcggatcgcgtcaaacgcgatccgttACGATGGGGATAAAGTTATATCCCCTCTAGGCACCtgaaacccttccaagcgccccaaccagggttataaatacagccctggtccCAGAAGCCAAACAACAACTTGTATACGATTTTCTTTAAGTGTTCTACGACTGTGTGCTTCCAatgcttgtaagaggcttctccgcctacgacGAAATGAGAATTTGAATAGTGTTTcagagtcttggattaacaaccttctcggttgtaaccaagtaaaaaattgatagcctatttctttttgcatttatTAATCCTTTTCTTTTATACAAGTATCCTATTGTTTCAAAAGATTGAGAAAGATTTTGTTTGTTAttattgtgcaggcaattcaccccctcttgtcggccgcacCGATCCTAACATTCTCTACAACTTTCATACTTGAGTGTTGCTATGAAAATTGCTCCGAACACAACTGAGTCTTCTACTTAAGTTGTCAGTATATTTATTTACTTGCACTTAAATTTCATATCTTTATAACTTATTCGAACTATTaatggattgtccaacgaaagcacttagAGAGTACATGCCTTGGAATAGAAGTTGAAGGCTTCGAACCAACtaaaaacaaagtgttagcgttgtttttATCTCTTTTTTATTTCTGCCACATACTTGTTAAGCTTTTTTTAATGAAAAGTTGAAAATATAAcgcgcgctattcaccccctagcacATTTCGATCCTACATATACAACTCCTAACACAACCCGACCATGTTATGTAACACGACCATGTTCGATGCTCAACACGCAATCGTGTTATGCAACATGGTCGTGTTCGGCCGCACAATGTACCACACGACTTGGCTGTGTTCGACCGCACAACGCCCCACACAACCTAGCCGTGTTATGCAAGTTGGCCAACATGGTTGCAGCACACCGAAACCCTATTCACTAATTACGGATCAAACACAACAATTCTCCAAAAATAGCGACGTTTACTACTGTTTTtgtaaaaaatcatgaaaactcaatAACCTCGCATATCCTAGGTTTTCTTCATGTGTTTTATACTAAAAAAATCCTGATCTAGCACAAAACATCAAAACCAatgaaaacttaaaacttaatgtcATAAAATTGATGAAacaaccttggctctgataccacatgaTGTGAATTAATATTTTGCCTAGCCGGATGAATTCTAGAAATCAAGAACTCGACTAGGAAAACATACAAGAACAAGGATCTAGTAACATCAAATATTACggtataaaaaaaatacataaactaAAATTAGATGATGAAACCTAAATATAGCAGAATTGTCATCGTCTCTATAAGTTTCGTCCACGGAGTCCAGAGATCCTGCTGAGGAGCAGGAGAAGCGAGGAGGTTGGTCTTCTAAAGGAAATAGGGTAACAACATCGTAATCTCTTCACTAATGGAAAGTGTAAAGATCTATCAGATTCCTAATCCAATGAAGATCAAACCCTATATATGATAAACCTGTATATGTTATCAGCATATCATTAATGATAGTGCGGGCTAACAAATTTTACACGTATAAACCTCACATCTAATAATACAAACGCCAAATAAACATCAGTAAATGTGTTTATTTCTTAACGGCATGAATCCACGTGTGACAAAATAACATGGTTTCCCACCCAATACAGATAATAATCCAACATTTTCTGCATTGAAGATGAAGTTGGCACAAACCCAGGTCCATCAATGTTCTTTTGGATTCATTATAGAATAATATGTCCATATTCATACTAGTTTACGAATAGATTTGAGATAAATACTCtacattagttttttttttctcccaCGGACTTTTACCCTTATCTTTGCAAGAAGCTTTTCCATTGTGAGAAGTTTCAGATTGATCATTGACTAGATGTCTTAAAATTTTCACTGAATATTATGTTATACTAATTGCTGAGTAAGAGATCCTACTTGTGCAATTTTCTTTGTTACTTCCACAGCCTACTGATTCCTTTAGCCCACAAGCAATTGCATCCTAAAGCATATTGCTAGACCCCAAGAACCACGACAGGTTTACAAGTTGATCTTATCATGACAATAATCAAACATTATAAACTAGCAAAGAAACTAGTTATTAGGATCCATTGGTCGATGAGAATAGATAAGATGTTTGTAACGGAAATTTATTCAAATACTAATAAAGGGCTATTGCTTTACATATAAATGATACATAAATTCTGCAACTATATCAACCTTATGTCAATAATGGAAGAACTAATAAAGTGAAATGATTCTCTCCTCTTCACATCAGTACTTCACTGTTGCCTTTATCGCATCCAATATCTGGAAATGAAATTACTAATTTAATTGAAAAGtaaggaagaaaaggagcattggcgaaattgtaaagttattactttgtgaccaaaaggtcacaggttcgaatcctggaaacaatctCGTGCAAAAAgaagggtaagactgcgtacaatagatccttTCCCGGGACTCCACATGATGGGAATTTCATGCACCGGACTACCCTTTTACTTGAAAAGCGAGGAAACCAAGATATGTATTCACTCACCTTGTTCATCGTTGGTAGGTAAAATTGTTCGTAAACAAGAGGGAATGGTGTATCAAGTCCACAAACTCTTGCTATAGGAGCTTCCAACTGTGAAGCACAACAAATAAAGGTGAGAGTAAAAGGTCTGATAACGGAGAAAGACTAAATCAGATCTACATTCCTGAGTTATGTAGAATGAAATGTGACTTCTAGAAACATGTACCCGTAGAAAGCAGCGCTCGACAATTGAAGCAGATATCTCTGCACCAAATCCTCCAGTCACAGGAGCTTCATGACTGATCTATGAAAGGGAAGAGATTTAAAAATTAGTGGAACTAGAATGTGCCAGAAGTATGTTCCATTGTACAAGGCATCTTACAAGAAGCTTTCCAGTCTTTCTAACAGAGCTTTCTACCGTTTCCTTGTCCCAGGGTATTAATGTTTTCAGGTCTATTAGTTCACAAGAAATTCCTTCCTGTATAAGTGCCAAATAGAAATTACTGGAAGTCTGTTGTATCTAAATCCACAGCACAGTTATAGAAATTTTTGCTTATTTCATGTTTAGAATTCTTTTCCAAAGAGAGTGACGAGCCAATGTGCAGAACAGCCTGTTCTTTAAGTACTTTGATATGCCTATTAGATGATAAACAACTAAAAAGTCAAACAAGATTTATTGAATCATCAATCCATGTCATACCTTTGCAGCAGCATCACATGCTTGTTCTAATATTGAAAGCTGGGCTCCCCAGCCAATAAGTGTTATGTCACTCCCTTGACGAATCACCTGGTGGTCTATAGTTAATAGCATAAAGTTCCATGGTAGTCTGTCAGTGTGAAAAAATGGTTTACCTCAGCCTCAGATAAAGGCAACATGTAGTCATCTTCAGGAACCTCTTCTACAGATAATCTATACAACAACTGCATAGTCGCAATAACAAAGTGACAATTTCCTAAATCTAATATTTTCATGACTATGAAATAAGAAAGTATTGGGTGAAACCCAAAATCTTATCAAAGATATCCATACTTTTGGTTCAAAGAATATAACTGGATTTGGATCACGTATGCAGGATAACAGCAATCCCTTTGCTTGTCTGGGACTTCGAGGAATAACTACCTAAGAGAAAACTCATTAGAACAAATTTTGGATCCTATATGCAGGATAACAACAATCTATATTGCACGAATTCAAGTACAAATATTGGATACTGAAGTAAATCGATGTGAATTGTTATTTCCAAAACCCTTTACACATGAGCAGTAGGAATATCAAGCATCCACTGGAATCTGTCTGAGATTTTGTATATCAGAGACAGTAATCACTTTGCGTCTCATGAACTTTGAGAAAAATCACTTAAGATCAAAATTCATGTGACATTCAGTGAAGGGTAAATCAAGGCAAGTTGGAAGATACTAatagggaaaaaaaaaatcatcctagCATCATATGTCATAAATACATCATGAATATACTAAActacttagaaaatttaaaatgtacatcacatgaaagcaagaaattaGGAGCTAAAAAACCTTAAGACCAGGCACGTGACAGAAGAAAGACTCTGGTGATTGTGAATGATAATGACCACCATGCCCAACAGCTCCATATGGAGATCTCACTGTTAAACCTGGGAATGCATATACATGAgcttaaaaactcatttaaatagATGAACTAGGGAAAAGCTACCTCCACAGTTGAACTCATTCCCACTTCGGTATCTGAATTTGGCTGCCTCATTGACAATCTACAAGATAAAACAATCATGCCAGTGAAAGAGGAACATACAATTGGAGGACAAAGAGATGAGAAATTGCAGTCTCCAAAAAATCTAATTGAAAATTGGGATAAACTATATGCGCATCCCTTGTAGTTTACCATATAACCCTACTTTTCTAAAATAAACCAGACCCGTTAGTCAATGGCTCAGTTAACCTAATTGAAATATAAGTTAAaacacataccatgttatctaaatGATTTTTGGAATAGATATGATCCTTAAGGACAGGATAtgcaatgaaaataatttttttaaaaaaactgacttttaacatatgttaaataAGACAACTATCATATATTATGGAATATAATGGAAATTTAAGGAAAAGATAAAAGTTCAATGTAAAATGAGTTAGCTACAAGGAATGTACATACAATTTACACTTAAATTTTATGCTATTCTTCTGATTGCCATTTTCAGTGAGAACTTAAAGGGTCTAAAAACTTTTGGACGTCAAATACAACTATTAAGAAAGTGACTGGTCTTCTGGGatacaaagtaaaaaaaatatcaccTAATGCCAAATAACTGACTTGAACTTTGAGTGTCTAAAAACTTTTAGATGCC from Zingiber officinale cultivar Zhangliang chromosome 5B, Zo_v1.1, whole genome shotgun sequence encodes the following:
- the LOC121985341 gene encoding 2-oxoisovalerate dehydrogenase subunit beta 1, mitochondrial-like, whose product is MAMALRALGRRISHSDRFFSSLSEAAKPPSDGKLINLFTAINQALHIALDTDPRSYVFGEDVRFGGVFRCTTGLTDKFGRDRVFNTPLCEQGIIGFAIGLAAMGNRAIAEIQFADYIYPAFDQIVNEAAKFRYRSGNEFNCGGLTVRSPYGAVGHGGHYHSQSPESFFCHVPGLKVVIPRSPRQAKGLLLSCIRDPNPVIFFEPKLLYRLSVEEVPEDDYMLPLSEAEVIRQGSDITLIGWGAQLSILEQACDAAAKEGISCELIDLKTLIPWDKETVESSVRKTGKLLISHEAPVTGGFGAEISASIVERCFLRLEAPIARVCGLDTPFPLVYEQFYLPTMNKILDAIKATVKY